In Risungbinella massiliensis, a single window of DNA contains:
- a CDS encoding SDR family oxidoreductase, with translation MTQVAIVTGASRGLGRETAKRLAQGGFVVIATARNQQLLEELATEVEGILPFSTDLKDGQSVQRLIEFAIEKTGRLDLLVNNAGLGHFAPVEELTEEQFDEMYEVNLKGAFLTCKYAIPHLKKSQGHILNISSVAGLESFARGAGYCASKFGLQALSDALTQELKPYHVKVTTFCPGSIKTDFGTKKDYALDPTYLAEVLHTIVTAPKGAIWGQLVMRPQVPQS, from the coding sequence TTGACCCAAGTAGCGATCGTTACTGGTGCTAGCAGAGGTTTAGGACGTGAGACAGCCAAAAGGCTAGCACAAGGTGGATTTGTCGTCATTGCAACAGCTCGTAATCAACAGCTACTAGAAGAATTGGCAACAGAAGTAGAAGGAATTTTACCATTTTCCACTGATCTAAAAGACGGCCAAAGTGTTCAACGACTCATCGAGTTTGCAATAGAAAAGACAGGGAGACTTGATCTGTTAGTAAATAATGCTGGTCTTGGACATTTTGCACCAGTAGAAGAGCTAACCGAAGAACAATTTGATGAGATGTATGAGGTTAACCTGAAAGGGGCGTTCCTAACATGTAAGTACGCGATCCCCCATCTCAAAAAATCACAGGGTCACATTCTTAATATTTCCAGCGTTGCAGGGTTAGAATCTTTTGCACGAGGAGCAGGTTACTGTGCATCTAAATTTGGTTTACAAGCACTCAGCGACGCACTTACTCAAGAGCTTAAACCATACCATGTAAAAGTGACTACCTTCTGTCCAGGTTCGATCAAGACAGACTTTGGCACAAAAAAAGATTATGCATTAGATCCTACGTACTTAGCAGAAGTTCTCCATACCATTGTCACGGCTCCAAAAGGAGCAATCTGGGGTCAATTGGTCATGCGTCCACAAGTGCCACAATCCTAG
- the serA gene encoding phosphoglycerate dehydrogenase, with protein sequence MYKILVSDPLSQQGLDPLQSASNIEVIYETNLTPEELLYMIQDVDALLVRSQTKVTREVLEHAKKLRVVGRAGVGVDNIDIEAATEKGIIVLNAPDGNTISTAEHTFAMMISLARNIPQAYRSTVQGEWRRKDFTGVELNGKTLGILGLGRIGAELSQKAKAFYMNVVAFDPYLTEERAEKLGVTKATLEEVITCADFLSVHTPLTKETRHLINRDVFSQMKDGVRILNCARGGIIEEEALYEAIQVGKVAGAALDVFEVEPPTPKHPLFELPQVIVTPHLGASTVEAQENVAIDVIGEVLNVLEDKPFRNAVNLPSIPKDQKEKLAPYQELAEKLGSFVAQASIGAIKKIRITYAGELAEMSTSPLTRTILKGALSHHLADVNFVNAPHLAKQRGIQLIEEKKNVSQGFTQLIHVEIATENGKNDAAATLLNGFGPRIVKMNGYAIDVVPAGHLLYIRHHDQPGMIGEVGTVLGEHDINIATMQVGRMASGGDAIMVLHLDNVIPTFVRESIAGMQKISSVTSIEL encoded by the coding sequence ATGTATAAAATACTTGTTTCCGATCCATTAAGTCAGCAAGGATTAGACCCATTACAATCGGCATCCAACATCGAAGTAATCTACGAAACAAATTTAACACCAGAGGAACTCCTCTATATGATCCAAGATGTTGATGCACTTCTAGTTCGTAGTCAGACAAAAGTTACCCGTGAAGTCCTTGAGCATGCCAAAAAATTACGTGTTGTCGGACGTGCCGGGGTAGGGGTCGATAATATTGATATCGAGGCAGCCACAGAAAAAGGAATTATTGTCCTAAACGCTCCAGATGGTAATACCATCTCTACTGCAGAACATACCTTTGCAATGATGATCTCGCTAGCTCGGAACATTCCTCAAGCATATCGCTCCACCGTTCAAGGGGAATGGAGACGCAAAGATTTTACCGGAGTAGAGTTAAACGGAAAAACACTTGGCATTCTTGGACTTGGTCGAATTGGCGCTGAATTGTCTCAAAAAGCAAAAGCATTCTACATGAATGTAGTTGCTTTTGACCCTTATTTAACAGAAGAACGAGCAGAAAAACTAGGCGTGACGAAGGCAACTTTGGAAGAAGTAATCACTTGTGCAGACTTCTTAAGTGTCCATACTCCTCTCACCAAAGAGACTCGGCATCTCATCAATCGGGATGTATTCTCCCAAATGAAAGATGGCGTTCGAATTCTCAACTGCGCACGTGGAGGAATTATTGAAGAAGAAGCACTCTATGAAGCGATTCAAGTCGGAAAAGTAGCAGGGGCAGCTCTTGATGTCTTTGAAGTAGAACCACCAACACCCAAACATCCATTATTTGAACTTCCACAAGTTATCGTGACTCCTCATCTTGGTGCTTCAACAGTAGAAGCACAAGAGAACGTTGCGATCGACGTCATCGGTGAGGTACTAAATGTTTTAGAGGACAAGCCATTCCGTAATGCAGTAAACTTGCCATCGATTCCCAAAGACCAAAAAGAAAAACTAGCTCCATATCAAGAGCTTGCAGAGAAACTAGGTTCCTTTGTAGCGCAAGCCTCTATTGGAGCAATCAAAAAAATCCGCATTACTTATGCTGGAGAATTGGCCGAGATGAGCACCTCTCCTCTAACTCGTACCATATTAAAAGGAGCTTTATCGCATCATCTAGCTGATGTTAATTTTGTCAATGCCCCTCATCTTGCAAAACAACGTGGAATTCAGTTAATTGAAGAGAAGAAAAACGTGAGTCAAGGTTTCACTCAACTAATACATGTAGAAATCGCGACAGAAAATGGGAAGAATGATGCTGCAGCAACCTTGCTAAATGGCTTTGGACCTCGGATCGTTAAAATGAACGGATACGCAATTGACGTCGTTCCAGCTGGACATCTTCTCTACATTCGTCACCATGATCAACCTGGCATGATCGGGGAAGTAGGAACCGTTTTAGGAGAACATGATATCAATATCGCCACCATGCAAGTTGGGCGCATGGCATCTGGTGGGGATGCGATCATGGTATTACACTTAGATAATGTGATTCCTACGTTTGTTCGTGAAAGTATAGCTGGTATGCAAAAGATTTCGTCTGTTACATCGATTGAACTATAG